A stretch of Vibrio maritimus DNA encodes these proteins:
- a CDS encoding 4-amino-4-deoxy-L-arabinose-phospho-UDP flippase, whose product MTVLLYIISVLASSLSQYWQKRAAMYFEENPELSAISKLLSFPMILGIGFLGTSALTWLGVLTQWDVSVAYPLLSVNFVIMLLVSKFAFGEVIVPKQWLGVMMIMVGVGILGGAH is encoded by the coding sequence ATGACGGTCCTTCTGTACATCATTTCTGTACTTGCTAGTTCGCTTAGCCAATATTGGCAAAAGCGGGCTGCAATGTATTTTGAAGAAAACCCAGAGTTGAGTGCCATTAGTAAACTGTTAAGTTTCCCTATGATCCTAGGCATTGGCTTTTTAGGCACAAGTGCGCTGACCTGGCTTGGTGTGCTAACGCAATGGGATGTGTCAGTGGCGTACCCCTTACTCAGCGTTAATTTTGTCATCATGCTATTGGTTTCTAAGTTTGCCTTTGGCGAAGTTATTGTCCCTAAGCAATGGCTAGGTGTGATGATGATTATGGTGGGTGTTGGCATACTGGGAGGCGCCCACTAA
- the arnF gene encoding 4-amino-4-deoxy-L-arabinose-phosphoundecaprenol flippase subunit ArnF — MVLKDIKAGLPVALLSVCLISVAQLAMKWGMGNLSKQWEVIEPLLYTLDVTPLLSTAWPALLCVALGLGCYALSMACWVMALKHLPLGVAYPLLSLSYVLVYVLAVTLPWLDEPFSLTKLSGIACILVGLALIFTAKKSSD; from the coding sequence ATGGTGTTGAAAGATATCAAGGCAGGTCTTCCCGTTGCGCTTCTCAGTGTTTGTTTGATTTCAGTTGCTCAACTCGCTATGAAATGGGGGATGGGCAATCTGTCGAAACAGTGGGAGGTCATTGAACCGCTCCTCTATACACTGGATGTGACGCCTCTGCTTTCCACGGCATGGCCTGCGCTATTGTGTGTTGCCTTGGGCTTAGGCTGCTATGCATTATCCATGGCATGTTGGGTAATGGCATTGAAGCATTTACCATTGGGCGTCGCCTATCCCTTGTTAAGCTTGAGCTATGTTTTGGTGTATGTACTCGCGGTTACCTTGCCTTGGCTAGATGAACCGTTTAGCTTAACTAAATTATCAGGTATAGCGTGTATTCTTGTCGGACTTGCGCTTATATTTACTGCAAAAAAATCCAGCGATTAG